From a single Pseudoalteromonas nigrifaciens genomic region:
- a CDS encoding aminotransferase class I/II-fold pyridoxal phosphate-dependent enzyme produces the protein MSFEFINTHLQARLHDALLRKRHQVQHATARKITINNKTYLNFASNDYLGFGDNAIALNELPALGSHSSALVTGYQVQQHALEQYLCAQLGYEAAMLFSSGFSANSSVIKALFQDKTVAQHSAVFQDKLNHASLIDGALHANAALIRFNHNDMNHLRARLEKSTAKHKLIISEGVFSMDGDKAPLSELLALAKQHNAWLMIDDAHGFGVLGKTGLGSCEALNTEQLPELLVITFGKAVASSGACVLGSKHFIDYMLQFNRDYTYSTAMSPLIAGLTLARIKAIKTADDKRAKLKANISYFKQLAKQHNIAVMESSTAIQPIVLGCAEHTLNVASKLKEYGVWLTAIRPPTVAHNTARLRITLSAAHTKHDINHLVNSLVGALV, from the coding sequence ATGTCATTTGAATTTATAAATACGCATCTGCAAGCTCGCTTGCACGATGCGCTACTGCGTAAACGCCACCAAGTACAGCATGCTACGGCGCGCAAAATTACTATTAATAACAAAACCTATCTTAATTTTGCCAGTAACGACTACTTAGGCTTTGGCGATAACGCAATTGCTTTAAATGAATTACCGGCATTAGGGAGTCACAGCTCAGCGTTAGTTACCGGTTATCAAGTTCAGCAACACGCACTAGAGCAGTATTTATGCGCACAGTTAGGTTACGAAGCCGCTATGCTGTTTAGCTCGGGCTTTAGTGCTAATAGCAGTGTAATAAAAGCGCTGTTTCAAGATAAAACCGTAGCGCAGCACAGTGCTGTTTTTCAAGATAAGCTTAATCATGCCAGCCTAATAGACGGCGCACTGCATGCTAACGCCGCTTTAATCCGTTTTAATCATAACGACATGAACCATTTACGCGCCCGCTTAGAAAAATCAACAGCCAAACATAAGCTAATTATAAGCGAAGGTGTATTTTCGATGGATGGCGACAAAGCGCCACTTAGCGAGCTACTGGCGTTAGCCAAACAGCACAATGCTTGGCTAATGATAGACGACGCTCATGGTTTTGGCGTATTAGGTAAAACCGGATTAGGCAGCTGCGAGGCGCTTAATACCGAGCAACTACCTGAGTTACTGGTTATTACTTTTGGCAAAGCGGTAGCCAGTAGCGGCGCGTGTGTATTAGGCAGTAAACATTTTATTGATTACATGCTGCAATTTAATCGCGATTACACTTACTCCACGGCTATGTCGCCGCTTATTGCAGGGCTTACTCTTGCACGTATTAAAGCGATTAAAACCGCAGATGATAAACGCGCTAAATTAAAGGCAAATATTAGCTACTTTAAGCAACTTGCTAAACAACATAATATTGCCGTAATGGAGTCAAGTACCGCTATTCAGCCCATTGTTTTAGGCTGCGCCGAGCACACCTTAAACGTGGCTAGTAAACTTAAAGAATACGGTGTTTGGCTTACTGCTATTCGCCCGCCAACCGTTGCTCATAACACCGCACGTTTGCGAATTACACTCAGCGCAGCGCATACAAAGCACGACATTAACCATTTAGTTAATAGCTTAGTAGGTGCATTAGTATGA
- a CDS encoding ABC transporter permease: MRLPASYPMALLAALITLTPIYVLITLASDTSSVFDSHNLDILANTLSLMALTVLGSILIGVPLAFISAYVHLPFKKLWLVIFAAPLAIPSYIGAFTLYAAFGPGGEINNLLGIPTPSMDGLSGAAIVMTLYTFPFVMMTTRSSLLSLDASMVNAARTLGMSMTQSVFKVILPRVVNGIAAGSLLVALYTLSDFGTPAMMRLDTFTRVIYVEYNAFALGRAAMLSLQLMVIVGFLLMIESQIKTATERQGRPLILFPKKWQLSAMFITFAPILLLAIGLPLAIFSLWLARDGFSGFDFSIAWNSTYASAIAAVVAVIVAIPVAHAALSGKAGKVMERVTYFGFGIPGIVMGTALVYGGLQLPFLYQTLGLLIIAYTLRFLPLAVGSVRTSTEHLDPSLVKSARVLGASPREAFMRITLPLTMRGIIAGAALVFLESMRELEATLLLGPTGFETLSTYLWRVYEAGYFGRAAIPGLLLVVISACALAIMLTGEKRNQLEH; the protein is encoded by the coding sequence ATGCGACTACCAGCATCCTACCCAATGGCGCTGCTTGCAGCGCTCATTACGCTTACCCCTATTTATGTGTTAATTACCCTTGCCAGCGACACAAGCTCAGTATTTGACAGCCATAACCTCGACATTTTAGCTAATACCTTATCGTTAATGGCGTTAACTGTATTGGGTTCTATTTTAATTGGCGTGCCACTGGCGTTTATTAGCGCTTATGTACATTTGCCATTTAAAAAATTATGGCTGGTTATATTTGCAGCTCCCTTAGCTATACCTAGTTATATAGGGGCGTTTACACTTTATGCAGCTTTTGGCCCTGGGGGGGAAATAAATAACCTGCTTGGCATTCCAACGCCCTCAATGGACGGCCTTAGCGGCGCAGCCATAGTAATGACCTTATACACATTTCCGTTTGTAATGATGACCACCCGCTCGTCCTTACTCAGCCTTGATGCCAGTATGGTAAACGCTGCACGTACACTGGGTATGTCGATGACACAAAGTGTATTTAAAGTAATATTACCTCGCGTAGTTAATGGTATTGCCGCGGGCTCTTTGCTTGTTGCACTTTATACTTTATCTGACTTTGGTACACCGGCAATGATGCGCTTAGATACCTTTACCCGAGTTATTTATGTGGAATACAACGCCTTTGCTTTAGGCCGTGCGGCTATGCTCTCGTTGCAATTAATGGTTATTGTTGGCTTTTTATTAATGATTGAATCACAAATAAAAACCGCCACTGAACGCCAAGGCAGACCACTTATTTTATTCCCTAAAAAGTGGCAGTTAAGCGCTATGTTTATAACTTTTGCGCCTATTTTGCTATTAGCCATTGGCTTACCTTTAGCTATATTTTCGTTGTGGCTGGCACGGGATGGTTTTAGCGGCTTTGATTTTAGTATTGCTTGGAACTCAACATATGCCTCAGCAATTGCTGCTGTAGTAGCTGTAATTGTGGCCATTCCGGTTGCTCATGCCGCTCTTAGCGGTAAAGCAGGTAAAGTAATGGAGCGCGTAACTTACTTTGGCTTTGGTATTCCGGGCATAGTAATGGGCACAGCGCTTGTTTATGGCGGCTTGCAACTGCCCTTTTTGTATCAAACATTAGGGTTGCTTATTATCGCTTATACGCTGCGCTTTTTACCCCTTGCTGTAGGCTCAGTACGTACCAGCACCGAGCACTTAGATCCAAGCTTGGTAAAATCGGCCCGGGTACTTGGTGCCAGCCCACGCGAAGCATTTATGCGTATAACACTGCCCTTAACTATGCGCGGTATTATTGCCGGTGCAGCATTAGTGTTTTTAGAGTCGATGCGTGAACTAGAGGCCACCTTATTACTTGGCCCTACGGGGTTTGAAACCCTCTCTACTTATTTGTGGCGTGTATACGAAGCCGGCTATTTTGGCCGCGCTGCTATTCCGGGGTTATTATTAGTGGTGATTTCTGCGTGCGCGTTAGCTATTATGCTCACTGGCGAAAAACGCAACCAGCTCGAACATTAA
- a CDS encoding NADPH-dependent FMN reductase, translated as MKFLVFLGTVRNSTPPKPARLGERVAQACMACLQSQFSTHEIELIDALDYPLEPVFKPHFAYPKSKAPEQLNTLADKIAAADGYIMVSPEYNHSMSPALANLLNHFGSSLFSYKPSAIVTYSAGQWGGMRAAMGMRNFLSELGCLPVSAMIHVPKAQEVMAENGSFNEQSEQDTWFNYFSRTFTQLAWWAEAAQQQKLTQNPTEVLSSFTKDPSQRNAPK; from the coding sequence ATGAAGTTTTTAGTATTTTTAGGCACAGTACGCAATAGCACACCACCTAAACCGGCAAGGCTTGGCGAGCGCGTAGCTCAAGCATGTATGGCGTGTTTGCAAAGCCAATTTAGTACACACGAAATAGAGCTAATCGACGCGCTAGATTACCCGCTCGAACCAGTATTTAAACCACACTTTGCTTATCCCAAAAGTAAAGCTCCCGAGCAGCTAAATACCCTAGCCGATAAAATTGCCGCAGCCGATGGCTACATTATGGTCAGCCCAGAGTACAACCATTCTATGAGCCCAGCATTAGCCAACTTATTAAACCATTTTGGCAGCTCACTGTTTTCGTACAAACCCAGCGCAATTGTTACTTATTCTGCTGGGCAATGGGGTGGTATGCGCGCCGCAATGGGTATGCGTAACTTTTTAAGTGAATTAGGCTGTTTACCCGTATCAGCAATGATCCATGTACCAAAAGCGCAAGAGGTAATGGCTGAAAATGGCTCGTTCAATGAGCAAAGTGAACAAGACACTTGGTTTAATTACTTCTCACGTACATTTACCCAATTAGCCTGGTGGGCAGAGGCTGCTCAACAGCAAAAACTAACTCAAAATCCAACTGAAGTATTAAGCAGCTTTACTAAAGATCCCTCACAGCGAAACGCTCCTAAATAA
- the bioA gene encoding adenosylmethionine--8-amino-7-oxononanoate transaminase has product MIKKNTIDLNFDRQHIWHPYTSMTKPIMVYPVTHANHNIIELETGEQLIDGMASWWSAIHGYNHPVLNNAMIEQINSMSHIMFGGFTHKPAVELCKKLVSITPASLTKVFLADSGSVSVEVAIKMALQYWLSQGITNKQKLMTPYKGYHGDTFAAMSVCDPVNSMHSLYSGFLPEHIFVPAPVSQFNSEFNQAEATELEAYFKAHHQSVAAFIIEPIIQNAGGMNFYHPEYLACVRKLCTQYKVLLICDEIATGFGRTGKLFAVEHANIQPDIMCIGKALTGGAMTLSATLTSDKIATGISEGEAGVLMHGPTFMGNPLACAVACASIDLLLEQNWQQRIANLNSQLQQLNKCKELDDVADVRTLGAIGVVELTAGAGNVDVAKIQAYFVAQGVWIRPFGKLIYLMPPYISDQSSIKTLCDAIYNAIKGKHYA; this is encoded by the coding sequence ATGATTAAAAAGAATACGATTGACCTGAATTTTGATCGCCAGCATATTTGGCACCCTTATACCTCTATGACCAAGCCTATAATGGTTTACCCTGTTACCCACGCAAATCATAATATTATTGAGCTTGAAACAGGCGAGCAACTCATTGATGGCATGGCCTCATGGTGGAGCGCTATACATGGCTATAACCACCCAGTTTTAAATAACGCCATGATTGAGCAAATTAACTCTATGAGCCACATTATGTTTGGCGGATTTACCCATAAACCCGCTGTAGAGCTGTGTAAAAAGCTAGTAAGCATTACCCCTGCTAGCTTAACTAAGGTATTTTTAGCCGATAGCGGCTCGGTAAGTGTTGAAGTAGCTATAAAAATGGCACTGCAGTATTGGCTTAGCCAAGGCATTACTAACAAACAAAAATTAATGACCCCCTACAAGGGCTATCATGGCGATACCTTTGCCGCTATGAGCGTTTGCGATCCAGTTAATTCAATGCACAGTTTGTACAGCGGCTTTTTACCCGAGCATATTTTTGTACCAGCCCCGGTAAGCCAATTTAATAGTGAGTTTAACCAAGCTGAGGCAACCGAGCTTGAAGCGTATTTTAAAGCGCACCACCAGAGCGTAGCGGCATTTATTATTGAGCCAATTATACAAAATGCTGGTGGCATGAACTTTTATCACCCTGAGTACTTAGCCTGCGTACGCAAGTTATGCACGCAATATAAGGTGTTACTTATATGCGACGAAATAGCTACAGGCTTTGGCCGTACCGGTAAATTATTTGCCGTAGAGCATGCTAATATTCAGCCCGATATAATGTGTATAGGCAAAGCACTTACTGGCGGCGCTATGACCCTATCGGCCACTCTTACCAGTGACAAAATAGCCACAGGTATAAGCGAAGGCGAAGCCGGTGTATTAATGCACGGCCCTACTTTTATGGGCAACCCGCTTGCCTGCGCTGTGGCCTGTGCCAGTATAGATTTACTGCTTGAGCAAAACTGGCAGCAGCGCATTGCCAATCTAAACAGCCAACTGCAACAACTCAATAAATGCAAAGAGCTTGATGACGTAGCCGATGTACGCACTTTAGGCGCTATTGGGGTGGTAGAGCTAACCGCAGGAGCAGGCAATGTTGATGTGGCTAAAATTCAGGCTTATTTTGTAGCACAAGGTGTATGGATACGCCCCTTTGGTAAGCTCATTTATTTAATGCCGCCATATATTTCAGACCAAAGCAGCATAAAAACCCTTTGTGATGCCATTTATAACGCCATTAAAGGCAAGCATTACGCTTAA
- the htpX gene encoding protease HtpX, translating to MKRVFLFLLTNLAVMLVLGVVLSIVMSVFGLSNRSLGGMLMIATVFGFGGSFISLFMSKWMAKKSTGAHVITQPRNETEHWLVTTVAAQAQKAGIKMPEVAIYDSPEMNAFATGPSKNNSLVAVSTGLLHSMSQDQAEAVLAHEVSHIANGDMVTLTLIQGVVNTFVIFAAKVLAGIVDNFINSNNDEQEGGNSWTYFLFDMLFQVIFGILASVIVAYYSRQREFAADSGAAKLVGADKMRSALERLKQNHPSQLEGSMMAFGIASGKGMAELFSSHPPLDARIDALRK from the coding sequence ATGAAACGTGTTTTTTTATTTTTACTAACAAACCTCGCGGTTATGTTGGTATTAGGTGTAGTGCTTTCAATAGTGATGAGTGTATTTGGACTAAGCAACCGTAGCTTAGGCGGTATGCTAATGATTGCCACTGTGTTTGGTTTTGGTGGCTCGTTTATTTCGTTATTTATGTCGAAATGGATGGCTAAAAAATCAACCGGCGCACATGTTATTACCCAACCACGTAACGAAACCGAACATTGGCTAGTAACTACGGTTGCAGCACAAGCGCAAAAAGCCGGCATTAAAATGCCAGAAGTGGCCATTTACGACAGCCCAGAAATGAACGCATTTGCCACCGGCCCAAGTAAAAACAACTCACTAGTGGCAGTAAGCACAGGTTTATTACACAGCATGAGCCAAGATCAAGCCGAAGCCGTACTTGCCCACGAAGTATCGCATATTGCTAATGGCGACATGGTAACGCTTACACTTATACAAGGCGTGGTAAACACCTTTGTTATATTTGCCGCTAAAGTGCTAGCAGGCATAGTAGATAACTTTATAAACAGTAACAACGATGAACAAGAGGGCGGCAACAGCTGGACCTACTTCCTGTTCGATATGTTGTTTCAAGTAATTTTTGGCATTTTAGCCAGCGTTATAGTGGCTTATTACAGCCGCCAACGTGAGTTTGCTGCCGACAGCGGCGCTGCCAAACTAGTAGGCGCAGACAAAATGCGTTCAGCCCTTGAGCGATTAAAGCAAAATCATCCTTCGCAACTAGAAGGCTCAATGATGGCGTTTGGTATTGCCAGTGGTAAAGGTATGGCTGAGTTGTTTTCGTCGCACCCACCGCTTGACGCCCGTATAGACGCACTGCGTAAATAA
- a CDS encoding methyltransferase domain-containing protein, translating to MIAQTFLNAASITTQPLNTEPNRQPLNIQSLSAGPILLPSCSLKKGAQSKFSKAASSYNHHANVQKQAADDLFKLIKANANSSNKAKLCIDLGAGPLVNTHTLQTLFGSVIAMDLSLNMLQSSALNTPRLCADMDNLPLQANSIDIIYSNFAVQWSADFAQLLKSLYTALKPGGQAYISCVIEGSLNEIKTAFSALDNNSHINTFNSEQYINQSVQKSGFTINTIQKALYSDEFTSPLNAIRSIKAIGATAQNHSNTRRGLLTKHALQQVCSAYPLKNNKAHVSYHVMLLALCKKTVK from the coding sequence ATGATTGCTCAAACATTTTTAAATGCTGCTTCTATAACTACACAGCCATTAAATACAGAGCCAAATAGGCAGCCGTTAAATATACAATCATTATCAGCAGGGCCTATATTATTACCAAGCTGTAGCCTTAAAAAAGGGGCGCAGAGTAAATTTTCAAAAGCAGCCAGCAGTTATAACCACCATGCTAATGTGCAAAAACAAGCCGCAGATGATTTATTTAAACTTATAAAAGCGAATGCAAATAGCAGTAATAAAGCCAAACTGTGTATCGACTTAGGCGCAGGGCCATTAGTTAATACACATACTTTGCAAACATTATTTGGCAGCGTTATTGCCATGGATCTTAGTTTAAACATGCTACAAAGCAGCGCACTAAATACGCCACGGCTATGCGCCGATATGGATAATCTACCGCTGCAAGCCAATAGTATTGATATTATTTACAGTAACTTTGCAGTGCAATGGTCGGCCGATTTTGCTCAATTATTAAAATCGCTTTATACTGCGCTCAAACCAGGCGGGCAAGCCTATATTAGCTGCGTTATTGAAGGCTCGCTTAACGAGATAAAAACCGCATTTAGCGCACTTGATAACAACAGCCATATAAATACCTTTAATAGCGAACAGTATATAAACCAATCAGTCCAAAAGTCTGGGTTTACTATTAATACAATACAAAAAGCCCTGTATAGCGATGAGTTTACATCGCCATTAAATGCCATTCGCTCTATTAAGGCCATAGGTGCTACAGCGCAAAATCACAGTAATACGCGCAGAGGCTTGTTAACTAAGCACGCTTTGCAGCAGGTATGCAGCGCATATCCGCTTAAAAATAATAAAGCGCACGTGTCGTATCACGTTATGCTATTAGCACTTTGCAAAAAAACAGTTAAATAA
- the gloA gene encoding lactoylglutathione lyase — MSSYNESPEQVTKATEGYVMQQTMLRIKDPKPSLAFYENVLGMKLLGKYDFPGMKFTLYFLGYEQQLPEGDDKTKAEWVFRRPALIELTHNWGTENDDSFAGYVSGNEEPKGFGHIGISVPDVYAACERFAKYDVEFVKKPDDGSMKGLAFIKDPDGYWIEILSAEGITEIIMSQ, encoded by the coding sequence ATGTCTAGCTATAACGAATCTCCAGAGCAAGTTACTAAAGCGACCGAAGGTTATGTAATGCAGCAAACTATGCTGCGAATTAAAGACCCAAAACCGTCATTAGCATTTTATGAAAACGTATTAGGTATGAAGTTGTTGGGTAAATATGACTTTCCTGGTATGAAGTTTACCCTGTACTTTTTAGGTTACGAGCAACAACTGCCTGAGGGCGATGATAAAACCAAAGCTGAATGGGTGTTTCGCCGCCCTGCACTAATTGAGCTTACCCATAATTGGGGCACAGAAAACGACGATAGCTTTGCAGGCTATGTAAGTGGTAACGAAGAGCCTAAAGGCTTTGGCCATATTGGTATTAGCGTACCCGATGTATACGCCGCGTGCGAACGTTTTGCAAAATACGATGTAGAGTTTGTAAAAAAACCAGACGATGGCTCGATGAAAGGTTTGGCGTTTATTAAAGACCCCGATGGTTATTGGATAGAAATACTCTCGGCCGAGGGCATTACCGAAATTATTATGTCTCAGTAA
- a CDS encoding DUF302 domain-containing protein, with the protein MKLLSTTFVFALLFVFFPAKATNGLITLQSQQSAKATMNKFELLAKNKGLTIFARIDHAAGAKKVGQQLGYTEVIIFGNPQGGTPLMQCAQTMGIDLPLKALVWQDANAKVWLSYNNPSYLVKRHGAGQCAVATKLANVLAELAAQALQP; encoded by the coding sequence ATGAAACTATTAAGCACCACTTTTGTATTTGCGTTACTTTTTGTGTTTTTTCCGGCTAAAGCAACAAACGGCCTAATAACACTACAAAGCCAGCAAAGCGCCAAAGCCACTATGAATAAGTTTGAGCTACTGGCTAAAAATAAAGGACTGACAATTTTTGCACGTATTGATCACGCCGCAGGGGCTAAAAAAGTAGGGCAGCAGCTTGGCTATACCGAAGTTATTATATTTGGTAATCCACAAGGCGGTACTCCTTTAATGCAGTGCGCGCAAACAATGGGGATTGATTTACCGCTTAAAGCACTTGTTTGGCAAGACGCCAATGCAAAAGTATGGTTAAGCTACAACAATCCTAGCTATTTAGTTAAGCGCCATGGTGCAGGGCAATGCGCTGTTGCTACAAAGCTTGCCAATGTACTTGCAGAGCTTGCTGCACAGGCACTGCAGCCCTGA
- the bioD gene encoding dethiobiotin synthase, with translation MKEFFITGTDTDAGKTHVTSLLLKLLAQHKKQAIGFKPLASGCEMAFDQLVNADALILMESATVSAKYDIINPFAFAPAIAPHIAAEQAGVTITADKLSSAYKNVKQQGADYILTEGAGGWALPISNTDYLYNWVKAEQLPVILVVGIKLGCLNHALLTAAHMQSMGINCIGWIANQVEPNMDEYQANLDSLKLRLPFPILAISPYSEQTPKLQIYKTLLENFALNT, from the coding sequence ATGAAAGAATTTTTTATTACCGGCACCGACACCGACGCCGGAAAAACCCACGTTACCAGTTTATTACTAAAGCTACTTGCCCAACATAAAAAGCAAGCAATTGGTTTTAAACCGCTCGCGTCTGGCTGCGAAATGGCGTTTGATCAGCTAGTAAATGCCGATGCACTAATATTAATGGAAAGCGCAACGGTAAGTGCCAAGTACGATATAATTAATCCGTTTGCCTTTGCACCTGCTATTGCCCCGCACATAGCCGCCGAGCAAGCAGGGGTTACTATTACTGCAGATAAGCTAAGCAGCGCGTATAAAAACGTAAAACAGCAAGGTGCCGATTATATACTTACCGAAGGTGCTGGTGGCTGGGCGCTGCCTATAAGCAACACAGATTATTTATACAATTGGGTTAAAGCAGAGCAACTGCCGGTAATATTGGTAGTAGGTATAAAGTTAGGCTGCTTAAATCATGCGCTACTTACGGCTGCACATATGCAAAGTATGGGTATAAATTGCATTGGCTGGATTGCAAATCAGGTTGAGCCAAACATGGACGAGTACCAAGCTAATCTTGATTCACTTAAATTACGTTTACCCTTCCCTATACTGGCAATAAGCCCATACAGTGAGCAAACCCCTAAATTACAAATATATAAAACATTGCTAGAAAATTTCGCACTAAACACATAA
- the bioB gene encoding biotin synthase BioB: protein MELAPVRHNWTHSEVKAIFEMPFNDLLFKAASVHRANFNPNEVQISTLLSIKTGACPEDCKYCPQSGHYRTDLERERLIEVEKVVEQARLAKQKGATRFCMGAAWSDPKDRDMPYISQMVKEVKELGLETCMTLGMLNNEKAHELRNAGLDYYNHNLDTSPEYYEQIISTRTFQDRLDTIGNVRDAGMKVCSGGIVGMGEQAADRYGLLMQLANLDQQPESVPINMLVKVKGTPLENVDDLDHFEFIRTIATARIMMPHSYVRLSAGRNAMNEQMQSMCFFAGANSIFYGDKLLTTENPDADADMALIKKLGMNPETRHDYSDEAVAASLSSQVADKATSKLFYEA, encoded by the coding sequence ATGGAACTTGCACCTGTTCGTCACAACTGGACCCACAGTGAAGTTAAAGCAATATTTGAAATGCCATTTAACGATTTACTATTTAAAGCCGCATCGGTTCATCGTGCTAATTTCAACCCAAATGAAGTGCAAATTTCTACTTTATTATCGATTAAAACCGGTGCCTGCCCAGAAGATTGTAAATATTGCCCGCAGTCTGGGCATTACCGAACCGATTTAGAACGCGAACGCCTAATCGAGGTAGAAAAAGTAGTAGAACAAGCGCGTTTAGCCAAGCAAAAAGGCGCAACTCGTTTTTGTATGGGTGCCGCGTGGTCAGATCCAAAAGACAGAGACATGCCGTATATTTCGCAAATGGTTAAAGAAGTAAAAGAACTTGGCCTAGAAACCTGTATGACCCTAGGCATGCTTAATAACGAAAAAGCCCATGAACTACGCAATGCTGGGCTTGACTACTACAACCATAACCTTGACACCTCGCCTGAGTATTACGAGCAAATTATATCTACCCGAACTTTTCAAGACCGCCTAGATACCATAGGCAATGTACGCGACGCGGGTATGAAAGTATGTTCGGGCGGTATTGTAGGTATGGGCGAGCAAGCAGCCGATCGCTATGGCTTATTAATGCAACTGGCCAACTTAGATCAACAACCAGAAAGCGTACCCATTAATATGCTGGTTAAAGTTAAAGGCACACCGCTTGAAAACGTAGATGACTTAGATCATTTTGAGTTTATACGCACAATTGCAACCGCGCGCATTATGATGCCGCACAGCTATGTGCGTTTGTCGGCAGGGCGCAACGCCATGAACGAGCAAATGCAGTCAATGTGCTTTTTTGCAGGTGCTAACTCTATATTTTATGGGGACAAACTGCTTACCACCGAAAACCCAGATGCTGATGCCGATATGGCCTTAATTAAAAAATTAGGGATGAATCCAGAAACTCGTCACGACTATTCAGATGAAGCCGTAGCCGCGTCGCTTTCATCGCAAGTGGCCGACAAAGCAACGTCTAAGTTATTTTACGAAGCATAA
- a CDS encoding cold shock domain-containing protein, producing the protein MNKGLLTSWNDNRGYGFIKSSSVAHDTFIHISSLKHMSRKPKVGDTIYFEVATDPNGKSKAVNCRIEGVIESKVENKLEKTAAFNTPFKMSKAKKKSSTLANLVALVIILSIGFSAYNRYFANTHAGNKNNPPPLLPMPTRVSIS; encoded by the coding sequence ATGAACAAAGGATTGTTAACGTCGTGGAACGACAACCGAGGCTATGGTTTTATTAAATCTAGCAGTGTTGCACACGACACCTTTATACACATATCTTCGCTTAAACACATGAGCCGCAAACCCAAAGTAGGCGACACTATCTATTTTGAGGTAGCTACTGATCCCAATGGTAAAAGCAAAGCCGTAAACTGCCGCATTGAAGGCGTAATTGAAAGCAAAGTAGAAAACAAACTAGAAAAAACAGCTGCTTTTAATACACCTTTTAAAATGAGTAAAGCAAAAAAGAAGTCGAGCACTTTAGCTAACCTTGTTGCGCTGGTAATTATATTAAGCATAGGTTTTAGCGCATACAATAGGTACTTCGCAAACACTCATGCAGGCAATAAAAACAACCCCCCCCCGTTATTACCAATGCCGACTCGTGTGAGCATCAGTTAG
- a CDS encoding extracellular solute-binding protein, which produces MKRRTFIQGLVALGAVGALPLPLARALAANIANPVSVDSLPKLEGELTLYLGRGEGGLYENVLQAIEKKNPNLKLGIRRGPTAALANTIVAEAKAGVRRADLFWAVDSGAIGLVTDAGLAQPIPSDLSAQLQPQFRYKEWTPVTGRIRTLPYNTSRLTKEQIPTSIMEIADSDLSIGWAPAYASFQSFVTAMRILEGDDKTAKWLKKIKKRSKTYAGELGVVMGVERGEVDIGFANHYYTLRLKSGKPDAKLDLAFTQNDAGCLVNASGVLALSDDPLATNFMRYLLSTEVQSYLASEAYEIPLVNGISVPQGIPSLSSISPPKIDLTQLADLRPTIDLMRSSGVL; this is translated from the coding sequence GTGAAGCGTAGGACCTTTATACAAGGCCTAGTTGCGCTTGGGGCTGTGGGTGCATTACCACTGCCTCTTGCTCGCGCACTAGCGGCCAATATAGCAAACCCTGTGTCTGTAGATAGCTTACCTAAACTAGAGGGTGAGCTTACGCTTTATTTAGGGCGTGGTGAAGGTGGCTTATACGAAAACGTATTACAAGCTATCGAGAAGAAAAATCCAAACCTTAAACTCGGTATACGCCGAGGCCCAACTGCTGCATTAGCAAATACCATAGTAGCTGAAGCAAAAGCAGGCGTTCGCCGTGCTGACTTATTTTGGGCGGTTGACTCAGGCGCAATTGGTTTAGTTACCGATGCTGGCCTTGCACAGCCAATACCAAGTGATTTATCGGCTCAGTTACAACCGCAATTTAGATATAAAGAATGGACGCCGGTAACCGGCCGTATTCGTACCTTGCCATACAACACGTCGCGTTTAACTAAAGAGCAAATTCCCACCAGCATTATGGAAATTGCCGACAGCGATTTAAGTATTGGTTGGGCCCCTGCTTATGCATCGTTCCAGTCGTTTGTAACTGCAATGCGAATTTTAGAAGGTGATGACAAAACCGCTAAGTGGCTTAAAAAAATTAAAAAGCGCTCTAAAACCTATGCCGGTGAATTAGGTGTAGTTATGGGCGTTGAGCGCGGTGAAGTTGATATTGGTTTTGCCAATCACTATTACACACTTAGGTTAAAGTCGGGTAAGCCCGATGCTAAGTTAGATTTAGCTTTTACCCAAAACGATGCGGGCTGTTTGGTCAATGCCTCAGGGGTGTTAGCTTTAAGTGACGATCCGTTAGCAACTAATTTTATGCGTTATTTACTAAGCACCGAAGTGCAAAGCTATTTAGCCAGTGAAGCTTACGAAATCCCACTTGTTAATGGCATTAGTGTGCCACAGGGCATACCGTCTTTATCGAGTATTTCGCCGCCTAAAATTGATTTAACTCAGCTCGCCGATTTACGCCCCACTATCGATTTAATGCGCAGTAGCGGCGTACTGTAA